A genomic stretch from Ictalurus punctatus breed USDA103 chromosome 2, Coco_2.0, whole genome shotgun sequence includes:
- the LOC108280464 gene encoding sialidase-3: protein MGSCVSKSSSHTPETNSSETPLFTNTIYRIPALIYINHDQTLLAFAEKRTSLNDADATLLVMRRGTQQNGSVQWSSVQELTTARLDKYRTMNPCPVYERQSKTVFLFFNCVFGKVSERDQISKRKNQARLCHVTSRDSGQTWSDVTDLTESVIGNEMKNWATFSVSPGHGIQMNDGRLIIPAYVYYIHCLVVKPYAFAFYSDDGGATWHYGRRVSVQSTECQMAEITKDDGKSSLYCNARGNKSCQNHRVEAVSKNRGVDFETFSQKLVELPYGCQGSVVSFQHGGKTCLLFSHTTDKKKRKDLGVYLNMTPDKVSGWKKPHIINPGVSGYSDMTRRGEEEERFACLMERGTTDLEEIAFKEFSLHEIMNN, encoded by the exons ATGGGATCGTGCGTATCgaaaagctcttcccacacacCCGAAACAAACTCGTCAGAAACACCTTTATTCACAAACACAATCTACAGAATCCCAGCTCTAATCTACATTAACCATGACCAAACTCTTCTTGCTTTTGCCGAGAAGCGAACATCATTAAATGACGCCGACGCCACGCTCCTGGTCATGAGGAGGGGAACGCAGCAGAACGGGTCCGTTCAG tGGTCATCTGTTCAGGAGCTTACGACAGCTAGACTGGATAAATATCGTACCATGAACCCGTGTCCAGTCTATGAGAGACAGTCCAAGACGGTCTTCCTGTTCTTTAACTGTGTGTTCGGTAAAGTCAGTGAGCGAGATCAGATTTCCAAGCGTAAGAATCAGGCCCGGTTGTGTCACGTTACTAGCAGGGACAGCGGGCAGACTTGGAGCGACGTGACGGACTTGACAGAAAGTGTGATTGGAAATGAGATGAAGAATTGGGCCACGTTCAGTGTCAGCCCTGGGCACGGCATTCAAATGAACGATGGCAGACTCATCATTCCTGCTTATGTTTATTATATTCACTGTTTAGTTGTAAAACCTTACGCCTTTGCGTTCTACAGTGACGATGGCGGGGCCACGTGGCACTATGGACGGAGAGTGAGCGTCCAGTCCACCGAGTGTCAGATGGCGGAGATCACTAAAGACGATGGCAAAAGTTCCTTATACTGTAACGCCAGAGGAAATAAGTCATGTCAGAACCATAGAGTCGAGGCTGTGAGTAAGAATCGTGGGGTGGATTTTGAGACCTTTAGCCAGAAGCTGGTAGAGCTCCCGTATGGCTGCCAGGGTAGCGTGGTGAGCTTTCAACATGGCGGGAAGACTTGCCTCCTTTTCTCCCATACAACTgacaagaagaagaggaaagatCTCGGGGTTTATTTGAACATGACCCCTGATAAAGTCTCTGGTTGGAAGAAACCACACATCATCAACCCCGGCGTCAGCGGATACTCAGACATGACTCGGCGAGGTGAGGAAGAAGAACGCTTTGCTTGCCTCATGGAACGTGGGACGACGGACCTTGAAGAAATAGCCTTCAAGGAGTTTTCTCTCCACGAGATCATGAACAATTAG
- the bcl2l12 gene encoding uncharacterized protein bcl2l12 isoform X3 has protein sequence MSVEVAAPPPSPSPSFIEVKEETRLVLKSFLRNALSIAPADRPGRIGGAYHDPNKFSVLMKEKQRKDESGWDSLDEKISAAEEKKHGIKNLIKKRLIPRPPPARHAPKDAGTDQSQNGSVLEPPTPLRHGYVEDEKSSGSEEEGERKTGEKKKKKNKLKLTDLFKKKSTKKDDVRPQRPTSLPVKEEAAAAVKPSPIKSPQSPNHPPEFYDGVAKKLDQIAQQSVRKKSPIKPEPTQPKEDNKEAIVQQLVQLLTAEGDAINEKIEANPLLRSSLNRLSYTSFARLLDSCANEAADRPLPVAQSPTLRRVAVTMEMTRRVVTATGTTHRVEGFAERYMETFAPWVKSHGGWESIVQMEGPEFD, from the exons ATGTCCGTGGAGGTGGctgctcctcctccctctccaAGTCCGTCCTTCATCGAGGTGAAAGAGGAGACGCGTTTGGTGTTGAAGAGTTTTCTCCGTAATGCTCTCTCCATCGCTCCCGCAGATCGGCCGGGGAGAATCGGGGGCGCATATCATGACCCCAACAAgttcag tgtgctcATGAAAGAGAAGCAGAGGAAAGATGAAAGTGGATGGGATTCTCTGGATGAGAAGATCAGTGCTGCAGAGGAGAAGAAACACGGCATCAAAAACCTGATAAAGAAGCGTCTGATTCCACGCCCACCCCCTGCACGACACGCCCCCAAGGACGCCGgcactgaccaatcacagaacGGCTCTGTGTTGGAACCGCCTACTCCACTGAGACATGGATATGTGGAG GATGAAAAATCCTCTGGGTCGGAAGAGGAGGGCGAGCGGAAAACGGgcgaaaaaaagaaaaagaagaacaaactgAAGCTGACGGacctttttaagaaaaaaagcacaaagaaaGATGACGTGCGTCCGCAGCGTccgacatcacttcctgtgaaAGAGGAGGCGGCGGCGGCGGTAAAACCCTCGCCAATAAAATCCCCGCAGTCACCGA ATCACCCTCCTGAGTTCTACGATGGCGTGGCCAAAAAGTTGGACCAAATCGCTCAGCAGTCCGTGAGGAAGAAATCACCGATCAAACCCGAGCCCACTCAGCCCAAAG AAGACAATAAAGAAGCCATCGTACAGCAGCTCGTCCAATTACTGACAGCGGAGGGAGACGCCATTAACGAGAAG attGAAGCTAATCCTCTGTTGCGTTCGTCGCTGAACCGATTGTCCTACACGTCCTTCGCCAGGCTACTCGACTCCTGTGCCAATGAAGCTGCAGACCGGCCCCTTCCTGTGGCCCAGAGTCCCACCCTTCGGCGTGTGGCCGTCACCATGGAAATGACTCGGCGGGTCGTCACGGCGACGGGTACGACGCACCGCGTGGAGGGATTCGCTGAGCGCTACATGGAGACCTTCGCTCCCTGGGTGAAGAGTCATGGAGGATGG gaaaGCATTGTGCAGATGGAGGGGCCGGAGTTTGACTAA
- the bcl2l12 gene encoding uncharacterized protein bcl2l12 isoform X2 has product MPPTNSLWMSVEVAAPPPSPSPSFIEVKEETRLVLKSFLRNALSIAPADRPGRIGGAYHDPNKFSVLMKEKQRKDESGWDSLDEKISAAEEKKHGIKNLIKKRLIPRPPPARHAPKDAGTDQSQNGSVLEPPTPLRHGYVEDEKSSGSEEEGERKTGEKKKKKNKLKLTDLFKKKSTKKDDVRPQRPTSLPVKEEAAAAVKPSPIKSPQSPNHPPEFYDGVAKKLDQIAQQSVRKKSPIKPEPTQPKDNKEAIVQQLVQLLTAEGDAINEKIEANPLLRSSLNRLSYTSFARLLDSCANEAADRPLPVAQSPTLRRVAVTMEMTRRVVTATGTTHRVEGFAERYMETFAPWVKSHGGWESIVQMEGPEFD; this is encoded by the exons GGATGTCCGTGGAGGTGGctgctcctcctccctctccaAGTCCGTCCTTCATCGAGGTGAAAGAGGAGACGCGTTTGGTGTTGAAGAGTTTTCTCCGTAATGCTCTCTCCATCGCTCCCGCAGATCGGCCGGGGAGAATCGGGGGCGCATATCATGACCCCAACAAgttcag tgtgctcATGAAAGAGAAGCAGAGGAAAGATGAAAGTGGATGGGATTCTCTGGATGAGAAGATCAGTGCTGCAGAGGAGAAGAAACACGGCATCAAAAACCTGATAAAGAAGCGTCTGATTCCACGCCCACCCCCTGCACGACACGCCCCCAAGGACGCCGgcactgaccaatcacagaacGGCTCTGTGTTGGAACCGCCTACTCCACTGAGACATGGATATGTGGAG GATGAAAAATCCTCTGGGTCGGAAGAGGAGGGCGAGCGGAAAACGGgcgaaaaaaagaaaaagaagaacaaactgAAGCTGACGGacctttttaagaaaaaaagcacaaagaaaGATGACGTGCGTCCGCAGCGTccgacatcacttcctgtgaaAGAGGAGGCGGCGGCGGCGGTAAAACCCTCGCCAATAAAATCCCCGCAGTCACCGA ATCACCCTCCTGAGTTCTACGATGGCGTGGCCAAAAAGTTGGACCAAATCGCTCAGCAGTCCGTGAGGAAGAAATCACCGATCAAACCCGAGCCCACTCAGCCCAAAG ACAATAAAGAAGCCATCGTACAGCAGCTCGTCCAATTACTGACAGCGGAGGGAGACGCCATTAACGAGAAG attGAAGCTAATCCTCTGTTGCGTTCGTCGCTGAACCGATTGTCCTACACGTCCTTCGCCAGGCTACTCGACTCCTGTGCCAATGAAGCTGCAGACCGGCCCCTTCCTGTGGCCCAGAGTCCCACCCTTCGGCGTGTGGCCGTCACCATGGAAATGACTCGGCGGGTCGTCACGGCGACGGGTACGACGCACCGCGTGGAGGGATTCGCTGAGCGCTACATGGAGACCTTCGCTCCCTGGGTGAAGAGTCATGGAGGATGG gaaaGCATTGTGCAGATGGAGGGGCCGGAGTTTGACTAA
- the bcl2l12 gene encoding uncharacterized protein bcl2l12 isoform X1, translated as MPPTNSLWMSVEVAAPPPSPSPSFIEVKEETRLVLKSFLRNALSIAPADRPGRIGGAYHDPNKFSVLMKEKQRKDESGWDSLDEKISAAEEKKHGIKNLIKKRLIPRPPPARHAPKDAGTDQSQNGSVLEPPTPLRHGYVEDEKSSGSEEEGERKTGEKKKKKNKLKLTDLFKKKSTKKDDVRPQRPTSLPVKEEAAAAVKPSPIKSPQSPNHPPEFYDGVAKKLDQIAQQSVRKKSPIKPEPTQPKEDNKEAIVQQLVQLLTAEGDAINEKIEANPLLRSSLNRLSYTSFARLLDSCANEAADRPLPVAQSPTLRRVAVTMEMTRRVVTATGTTHRVEGFAERYMETFAPWVKSHGGWESIVQMEGPEFD; from the exons GGATGTCCGTGGAGGTGGctgctcctcctccctctccaAGTCCGTCCTTCATCGAGGTGAAAGAGGAGACGCGTTTGGTGTTGAAGAGTTTTCTCCGTAATGCTCTCTCCATCGCTCCCGCAGATCGGCCGGGGAGAATCGGGGGCGCATATCATGACCCCAACAAgttcag tgtgctcATGAAAGAGAAGCAGAGGAAAGATGAAAGTGGATGGGATTCTCTGGATGAGAAGATCAGTGCTGCAGAGGAGAAGAAACACGGCATCAAAAACCTGATAAAGAAGCGTCTGATTCCACGCCCACCCCCTGCACGACACGCCCCCAAGGACGCCGgcactgaccaatcacagaacGGCTCTGTGTTGGAACCGCCTACTCCACTGAGACATGGATATGTGGAG GATGAAAAATCCTCTGGGTCGGAAGAGGAGGGCGAGCGGAAAACGGgcgaaaaaaagaaaaagaagaacaaactgAAGCTGACGGacctttttaagaaaaaaagcacaaagaaaGATGACGTGCGTCCGCAGCGTccgacatcacttcctgtgaaAGAGGAGGCGGCGGCGGCGGTAAAACCCTCGCCAATAAAATCCCCGCAGTCACCGA ATCACCCTCCTGAGTTCTACGATGGCGTGGCCAAAAAGTTGGACCAAATCGCTCAGCAGTCCGTGAGGAAGAAATCACCGATCAAACCCGAGCCCACTCAGCCCAAAG AAGACAATAAAGAAGCCATCGTACAGCAGCTCGTCCAATTACTGACAGCGGAGGGAGACGCCATTAACGAGAAG attGAAGCTAATCCTCTGTTGCGTTCGTCGCTGAACCGATTGTCCTACACGTCCTTCGCCAGGCTACTCGACTCCTGTGCCAATGAAGCTGCAGACCGGCCCCTTCCTGTGGCCCAGAGTCCCACCCTTCGGCGTGTGGCCGTCACCATGGAAATGACTCGGCGGGTCGTCACGGCGACGGGTACGACGCACCGCGTGGAGGGATTCGCTGAGCGCTACATGGAGACCTTCGCTCCCTGGGTGAAGAGTCATGGAGGATGG gaaaGCATTGTGCAGATGGAGGGGCCGGAGTTTGACTAA